A genomic region of Mobula hypostoma chromosome 16, sMobHyp1.1, whole genome shotgun sequence contains the following coding sequences:
- the LOC134357363 gene encoding growth arrest-specific protein 1-like: MMASLAGLIRFEGHLLVCLLIIFSYSGSLARRICWQAIVQCQVEPDCSFAYEQYTEACRSVLNLETRRCPSHCLSALIHLNQTQNGPMLENCDCVKDELCKRTKRAIEPCLPRTRNRDGVMGCTEARLQCEMDQQCNNAMHRYLHNCGKLFNGIKCTDQCREVIESMLVIPKALLLKECVCDGADRPICEAIKDNMARLCFFGPEHSSGSSGSDMEPDEYWDYEDDPTDNVISYDDDNRGTKGYTSSPRGSSTVQVPNVLTLMASILLLLLIARL, encoded by the coding sequence ATGATGGCAAGTCTCGCTGGCTTGATCCGATTCGAGGGGCATCTTCTCGTCTGTTTACTGATCATTTTCAGCTATTCTGGATCGCTGGCCCGGCGGATCTGCTGGCAAGCCATCGTGCAGTGTCAGGTCGAGCCCGACTGCAGCTTTGCCTACGAGCAGTATACTGAGGCTTGCAGATCAGTGTTAAACCTGGAGACCAGGCGGTGTCCCAGCCACTGCCTCTCGGCTCTCATCCACCTCAACCAAACGCAGAACGGACCCATGCTGGAGAACTGCGACTGCGTCAAGGACGAGCTGTGCAAACGCACCAAGCGTGCCATCGAGCCCTGCCTGCCGAGGACTCGCAACCGGGACGGGGTAATGGGCTGCACCGAAGCCCGCCTGCAATGCGAGATGGATCAACAGTGCAACAACGCCATGCACCGCTACCTCCATAACTGCGGCAAACTTTTCAACGGCATCAAATGCACAGATCAGTGCCGGGAAGTAATCGAGAGCATGCTAGTTATCCCTAAAGCCTTGCTTCTCAAGGAGTGCGTCTGCGACGGAGCCGATCGACCCATTTGCGAGGCGATTAAGGACAACATGGCCAGGCTATGCTTTTTTGGACCCGAGCATAGCTCAGGCAGTAGCGGGTCGGACATGGAGCCAGATGAATACTGGGACTATGAAGATGATCCAACAGACAACGTTATCAGCTATGATGATGATAATAGAGGCACAAAAGGGTACACTTCAAGCCCCAGAGGCTCCTCTACCGTCCAAGTGCCTAATGTTTTGACTTTGATGGCATCCATTTTACTACTACTACTGATCGCCCGGTTATAA